In the genome of Pseudoliparis swirei isolate HS2019 ecotype Mariana Trench chromosome 3, NWPU_hadal_v1, whole genome shotgun sequence, one region contains:
- the dhrs11a gene encoding dehydrogenase/reductase SDR family member 11a, which translates to MERWKGRVALVTGASVGIGAAVARALVQQGMRVVGCARNVDKIEKLAAECQSAGYSGTLIPYKCDLSNEEEILSMFSAIKTLHKGVDVCINNAGLAHSEPLLSGKTEGWRNMIDVNVLALSICTREAYKSMKERNVDDGHIININSMGGHRVVPSADKHFYCATKYAVTALTEGIRQELREANTHIRATCISPGIVETEFAFRHHNSDPEKAAAVYESIKCLKAEDIACAVTFVLSAPPHVQIGDMQMRPVEQVS; encoded by the exons ATGGAGCGGTGGAAAGGCAGAGTGGCCCTGGTGACCGGAGCCTCGGTGGGCATTGGAGCGGCTGTTGCCCGGGCACTGGTCCAGCAAGGCATGCGGGTGGTCGGTTGCGCCAGGAATGTCGACAAAATAGAG AAGCTGGCAGCAGAATGTCAGAGTGCAGGCTACAGCGGCACGCTGATCCCTTACAAGTGTGACCTGTCCAACGAGGAGGAGATCCTGTCCATGTTCTCAGCGATCAAGACGCTACACAAGGGCGTGGACGTGTGCATCAACAACGCCGGACTGGCCCACAGTGAGCCCCTGCTCAGTGGAAAAACAGAGGGCTGGAGGAACATGATTGAC GTGAACGTCTTGGCTTTGTCTATCTGCACCCGAGAGGCCTACAAATCGATGAAGGAGAGGAATGTGGACGATGGCCACATCATCAATATTAACAG TATGGGTGGGCACCGAGTGGTTCCGAGTGCCGATAAGCATTTCTACTGTGCCACTAAATACGCTGTGACCGCTTTGACTGAGGGGATACGGCAAGAGCTGCGGGAAGCAAACACCCACATCAGAGCCACG TGCATATCTCCTGGAATAGTTGAGACCGAATTTGCCTTCCGGCACCACAACAGTGATCCAGAGAAAGCAGCTGCAGTGTATGAGAGTATCAAA TGTTTGAAAGCAGAAGACATAGCCTGTGCAGTCACATTTGTTCTCAGTGCCCCTCCTCATGTCcag ATTGGAGACATGCAGATGAGGCCAGTCGAGCAGGTGTCATAG
- the ggnbp2 gene encoding gametogenetin-binding protein 2, which translates to MAHLVAVCREGEEDYPFVSRQIPLYIDDSLTMVMEFSDTVLDVDGQEINASHWKQFSEHHFKLKQQDLNIAMMVTSREVYIALSQLVTCVGCRRSVERLFSHLVESGNPALEPLTVKPTGLLSVTNACLADAKKLYTLFYVHGSKLNDMIDAIPKSKKNKRCQLHSLDTHKPRPLGGSWMDIWELMSQECRDEVVLIDSACLLETLETYLHKHRFCTDCKNKVLRAYNILVGELDCSKEKGYCAALYEGLCCCPHERHIHVCCETDFIAHLLGRAEPEFAGGFERRERHAKTIDIAQEEVLTCLGIHLYERLHRIWQKLRAEEQTWQILFHLGIDALRKSFEMAVEKMQGISRLEQFVEELSEEKRAKELKQEKKRQKRKNRRKNKCGFDISEQEEKAKENHLVEGSLESVEATCKVCGSPDEEKEEEAICDQSIAAIGSSSCSCPDDSKQELTPHSNGSDCGYSSSMEGSEPGSQEGSYIACSEGMCNHGDAVDEPSAHHCAEDKEEDGIDSCVDCWPHSVANAQCKSKKKKRKGKGLCHDQGQKGDGCTSDGNATGHSPPSSQTCRTKDIFSSLCGEAIASIVLRLPWAATEANLSLVARPPEGNASLMELLEDSEVTSDEDNCLTQDEIQAFLERNRSFYNNRLQYRELLKEKFTNYCHAT; encoded by the exons ATGGCACATCTGGTGGCAGTTTGCAGGGAAGGGGAAGAGGATTACCCATTTGTCTCCAGACAGATTCCCCTGTATATCGATGATAGTCTCACG ATGGTGATGGAATTTTCAGACACCGTCTTGGATGTTGACGGCCAAGAGATAAACGCGTCTCATTGGAAACAATTTTCCGAG CACCACTTCAAGTTAAAGCAACAGGACTTGAATATCGCCATGATGGTGACATCCCGAGAGGTGTACATTGCGTTATCTCAGCTGGTGACATGCGTGGGCTGCAGGCGAAGTGTGGAGCGCCTCTTCTCGCATTTAGTAGAATCGGGGAACCCAGCCTTGGAGCCCCTCACGGTGAAACCCACAGGCCTGCTCTCTGTCACTAACGCCTGCTTAGCAGACGCAAAGAAGCTCTACACCCTCTTCTACGTCCACGG gtcAAAGTTGAATGACATGATTGATGCCATTCCAAAAAGTAAAAAGAACAAACGCTGTCAGTTACATTccttagacacacacaaacctagACCGCTGGG GGGAAGCTGGATGGACATATGGGAGCTGATGTCTCAGGAGTGCAGGGACGAGGTGGTCCTCATTGATAGTGCTTGTCTTTTAGAGACACTGGAGACATACTTGCATAAACACAG GTTTTGCACTGACTGCAAGAATAAAGTGTTGAGGGCGTACAACATCCTTGTCGGGGAGCTGGACTGCAGCAAAGAGAAGGGGTACTGCGCTGCATTGTATGAGGGACTCTGCTGCTGCCCCCATGAACGCCACATCCATGTGTGCTGCGAGACCGACTTCATTGCTCACCTCCTGGGCCGGGCAGAGCCCGAGTTTGCAGGAGGCTTTGA ACGCAGAGAGCGACATGCCAAGACCATTGACATTGCACAAGAAGAAGTCCTAACCTGTCTGGGTATTCACCTGTATGAGCGGCTGCACAGGATCTGGCAGAAACTacgagcagaggagcagacctGGCAGATCTTGTTCCACTTGGGAATCGATGCACTACGCAAAAGTTTTGAG ATGGCCGTGGAGAAGATGCAGGGCATCAGTCGGCTGGAGCAGTTTGTTGAGGAGCTGTCTGAGGAGAAGAGGGCCAAAGAGTTGAAGCAGGAGAAAAAGAGGCAAAAGCGGAAAAATCGTCGCAAAAACAAGTGTGGCTTTGACATATCTGAACAGGAGGAAAAGGCCAAGGAGAACCATCtggttgag GGTTCTCTTGAGTCTGTGGAAGCCACTTGCAAGGTCTGTGGTAGCCCcgatgaggagaaggaggaagaggccaTATGTGATCAGAGCATCGCTGCCATTGGAAGCAGTTCCTGCAGCTGCCCAGACGACAGCAAACAGG AGTTGACCCCCCATAGCAATGGTAGTGACTGTGGCTACTCTTCAAGTATGGAGGGCAGTGAGCCAGGATCGCAAGAAGGTTCTTATATTGCCTGCTCTGAGGGAATGTGCAACCATGGCGACGCAG TAGATGAGCCAAGTGCCCATCACTGTGCtgaagacaaggaggaggatggaATAGACAGTTGTGTAGACTGCTGGCCACACTCTGTGGCAAACGCTCAATGCAagagtaaaaagaagaaaagaaagggcaAGGGTTTATGCCACGATCAG GGACAAAAAGGCGACGGTTGCACGTCGGATGGGAACGCGACAGGCCACAGTCCTCCATCATCGCAAACTTGCCGAACCAAAGATATATTTTCCTCCTTATGTGGCGAAGCAATCGCCAGCATTGTGCTGCGATTACCATGGGCAGCAACTGAAGCGAACCTCAGTCTTGTTGCAAGGCCTCCAGAGGGAAACGCAAGTCTCATGGAGCTTCTG GAGGATTCCGAAGTGACTTCAGATGAAGATAACTGTCTGACGCAGGATGAAATCCAGGCCTTTTTGGAAAGAAACCGGTCCTTCTACAACAACCGCCTCCAGTACAGAGAACTCCTGAAGGAGAAGTTCACCAACTACTGCCATGCCACTTAG
- the pigw gene encoding phosphatidylinositol-glycan biosynthesis class W protein produces the protein MSQRDLKEAFVSNLSGTSLQEVALGSFLTPLCLISRGLILTLYHRARGTLPLPLPLISHLLLDFCLLILPLVLSCTVLSEALCQVILSLGFVSACVFCYIYRLGSHRPVGTFLQSHVQFDQLPFVTIFRVFVNVKTAISILAVDFSIFPRRYAKTETYGTGVMDFGVGAYVFANALVCPEARGKNISGSKLNHIAKQVLSVWPLVVLGMGRLVSLKMSGYQEHVTEYGVHWNFFFTLAIVRVVASVLLVILPVSRSWVIALLISGVYQFILETSGLKDFLIHNNNREKGFLHANKEGVFSTVGYVAIYLAGVQVGLYVMQPRSHVRQWLKTLFNLLLASCVLYAALYTCQTLVEPVSRRLANLSFCLWSVAQSLFFMSCLGMADMALLFSKRTSGCHLVPSSWNLHKKQPDSVSDRKTGEIERHCLVQAVSRNQLLFFLLANLMTGLTNSIVDTLVCSSSFSLFVLLSYMFVNCFVIFVLHHCGITVKFW, from the coding sequence ATGTCTCAGCGGGACCTGAAGGAAGCATTTGTCAGTAATCTCAGTGGGACCAGTCTGCAGGAGGTGGCCCTGGGCTCATTTCTCACTCCACTGTGCCTCATCAGCAGAGGACTGATTTTGACGCTGTATCATCGGGCCAGGGGGACTCTTCCGCTGCCACTCCCATTGATTTCACACCTGCTTCTAGACTTCTGTTTGCTTATTCTTCCCCTTGTCCTGTCATGCACCGTTCTGAGCGAAGCTCTTTGCCAGGTCATCCTGAGCCTGGGCTTCGTTTCGGCTTGTGTGTTTTGCTATATTTATCGTCTTGGCAGCCATCGCCCTGTTGGCACCTTCCTTCAGAGTCACGTTCAATTCGACCAGCTTCCCTTTGTGACAATCTTCCGAGTCTTCGTGAATGTGAAAACAGCCATCAGCATCCTTGCCGTAGACTTCAGTATCTTCCCAAGGCGATATGCTAAAACTGAAACCTATGGGACTGGGGTTATGGACTTCGGCGTTGGAGCGTATGTTTTTGCAAATGCCCTTGTCTGTCCAGAGGCACGGGGGAAGAACATCTCTGGATCCAAGTTGAATCACATCGCAAAGCAGGTCCTATCTGTCTGGCCACTGGTTGTTCTTGGTATGGGAAGGCTGGTGAGCCTAAAAATGTCTGGCTACCAGGAGCATGTGACAGAATATGGCGTCCACTGGAACTTTTTCTTCACACTGGCCATCGTCAGAGTTGTGGCTTCTGTGCTTTTGGTCATTTTACCAGTCAGTCGGTCATGGGTCATTGCACTTCTGATAAGCGGAGTTTACCAGTTCATTCTGGAGACATCGGGGCTGAAGGATTTTCTCATCCACAACAATAACAGAGAAAAGGGATTTCTGCATGCTAACAAGGAAGGTGTATTCTCTACAGTGGGCTATGTAGCCATCTACTTGGCAGGAGTTCAGGTTGGACTATATGTGATGCAACCAAGATCCCATGTTAGGCAGTGGctcaaaacactttttaacCTCTTGTTGGCAAGTTGTGTCCTGTACGCTGCTTTGTACACATGTCAGACACTTGTGGAGCCGGTGTCTCGCCGCTTAGCTAATTTATCTTTCTGCCTCTGGAGTGTTGCTCagtctttgttttttatgtccTGTCTTGGCATGGCTGATATGGCTTTACTGTTTTCCAAAAGAACATCAGGCTGTCACCTTGTACCCTCATCGTGGAACCTGCATAAGAAACAACCAGACTCGGTCTCTGACAGAAAGACAGGTGAGATAGAAAGACACTGTCTTGTTCAAGCTGTCAGCAGGAATCAGTTGTTATTTTTCCTGCTTGCAAATTTGATGACAGGGTTGACAAACTCAATAGTGGACACACTTGTTTGCAGCAGCTCGTTTTCTCTGTTTGTTTTGCTTTCGTACATGTTCGTGAATTGCtttgtaatatttgttttacatCATTGTGGAATTACAGTAAAATTCTGGTGA